A single genomic interval of Zingiber officinale cultivar Zhangliang chromosome 4A, Zo_v1.1, whole genome shotgun sequence harbors:
- the LOC121972645 gene encoding sugar transport protein MST6-like, with amino-acid sequence MLRRIRGTDDIFEEYGDLVAASEESKLVKHPWANIIQRKYRPQLIMAILIPFFQQLTGINVIMFYAAVLFKTMAFGDDSSLMSAVITGIVNLFATFVSFFTVDKLGRRKLLLEGGLQMFISQIVIGILMAIKLELLERGTFQRPTQLYWSSLFASTFLGFAWSWGPLGWLVPSEIFPLEIRSPGQSISVSVNMLFTFIIAQAFLALLCHFKFALFYFCRWLVIMTTFIALFLPETKNVPIEEMILVWKSHWFWSRFISDNDIRVVDGSSYLGLPLSFNITTLIWIEVLVIGYTEFQSNAELDVEKRLYSGGAYFDPLGLAVDLENEATVQLAEIKHRHLTMVSFLGFMQATTTRKGSLNNRATHLSDPLHTTIIDTSFSKPH; translated from the exons ATGCTCCGGCGCATCCGCGGCACAGACGACATCTTCGAGGAGTACGGCGACCTCGTGGCGGCCAGCGAGGAGTCGAAGCTAGTCAAGCATCCTTGGGCTAACATCATCCAGAGGAAATATCGCCCGCAGCTCATTATGGCCATTCTCATCCCCTTCTTCCAACAGCTGACCGGTATCAATGTGATAATGTTCTACGCCGCAGTACTTTTCAAGACGATGGCTTTCGGCGACGATTCTTCTCTCATGTCCGCCGTGATTACTGGGATTGTAAACTTGTTTGCCACCTTCGTTTCCTTCTTCACCGTCGATAAGCtcggccgaaggaagctcctcttgGAGGGTGGACTTCAAATGTTCATTAGTCAG ATTGTTATAGGAATTTTAATGGCAATCAAGCTGGAACTACTGGAGAGGGGCACTTTTCAAAGACCTACTCAACTTTACTGGTCATCTTTATTTGCATCTACGTTTTTGGGGTTCGCTTGGTCTTGGGGTCCTCTTGGATGGTTGGTTCCTAGTGAGATATTTCCACTTGAGATCAGATCTCCCGGGCAGAGTATCAGTGTTTCTGTCAACATGTTGTTCACCTTTATCATTGCTCAAGCCTTCCTCGCTTTGCTCTGCCATTTCAAATTCGCTCTCTTCTACTTCTGCAGATGGCTTGTGATCATGACCACCTTCATTGCCCTTTTCCTTCCCGAGACCAAAAATGTGCCCATTGAAGAGATGATCCTCGTCTGGAAGAGCCACTGGTTTTGGAGCAGATTCATTTCAGACAATGACATTCGTGTAG TGGATGGATCGTCGTACTTGGGGCTTCCCTTGTCCTTCAACATCACGACACTGATATGGATCGAGGTGCTGGTGATCGGGTACACCGAGTTCCAGAGTAACGCGGAGCTCGACGTGGAGAAGAGGCTGTACTCGGGCGGGGCATACTTCGATCCGCTGGGGCTGGCGGTGGACCTGGAGAACGAGGCAACAGTGCAGCTGGCAGAGATCAAGCATCGCCACCTCACCATGGTGTCGTTCTTGGGCTTCATGCAGGCGACGACCACTAGAAAGGGGTCGCTGAATAACAGGGCCACGCATCTCAGCGACCCACTTCACACAACCATCATCGACACCTCCTTCTCTAAACCTCATTAG
- the LOC121972646 gene encoding zinc finger MYM-type protein 1-like: MSTKIDEVVLENAPKNAQYIAPEIQKDILHIMANIVQQMVREEVEDKFFCIIVDEARDISKQEQMTIILRFVNNNGILIERLFAIKSVSDTISLNLEKEISSVLVHHDLQVKKIRGQGYDGASNMRGAWNGLQALFLRDCPYAYYVHCFAHQLQLTLVYAAKDVSVICKLFSHLDNIVNIVTSSTKRIVELHTAQRNEIEYMLAIGERDFGSGANQIAIDCILMELNTQFNESSVELLSLSTALDPKNSFDLISSDDICKLAKKFYHEDFTNQDIVALEHELVHYKLDVMQNLKVSTLVELCQQLTESERSNVYIMLTRLIHLVLTLPVSTASTEQAFSVMKHVQTTLRNKMEDDFLEDYLTLYIERDLAKNIDVDSIVNDFYVSKSRRAQLC; the protein is encoded by the exons ATGAGTACGAAAATTGATGAAGTTGTACTTGAGAATGCTCCAAAAAATGCCCAATATATTGCTCCAGAAATTCAAAAAGATATTTTACATATTATGGCCAATATAGTACAACAGATGGTTCGTGAAGAAGTTGAAGATAAATTCTTCTGTATTATTGTTGATGAAGCACGAGATATATCTAAACAGGAGCAAATGACCATTATCTTGAGGTTTGTGAACAATAATGGGATTTTGATAGAAAGACTTTTTGCCATCAAAAGTGTTAGTGACACTATCTCATTGAATTTGGAAAAAGAAATATCAAGTGTTCTTGTTCATCATGATCTACAAGTTAAGAAAATCAGAggccaaggatatgatggtgctagCAATATGCGTGGTGCATGGAATGGACTCCAGGCATTATTTCTCAGAGATTGTCCTTATGCATACTATGTCCACTGTTTTGCTCATCAACTACAATTAACATTGGTTTATGCAGCTAAGGATGTTAGTGTTATTTGTAAATTATTTTCTCATTTGGACAATATTGTCAATATTGTTACTTCTTCTACTAAGCGCATTGTTGAGTTACATACTGCACAAAGAAATGAAATTGAATATATGTTGGCAATTGGAGAACGTGATTTTGGAAGTGGGGCCAATCAGATTG CAATAGATTGTATCTTGATGGAGTTAAATACTCAATTCAATGAGTCATCAGTGGAACTTCTTTCTCTTAGTACAGCTTTAGATCCGAAAAATTCGTTTGATTTAATTAGCAGTGATGATATTTGCAAACTTGCAAAGAAGTTTTATCATGAAGATTTCACAAATCAAGACATTGTTGCTTTGGAACATGAATTGGTACATTATAAACTTGACGTGATGCAAAATTTGAAGGTTTCTACACTTGTTGAGTTGTGTCAGCAATTGACTGAGAGTGAgcggtcaaatgtttacattatgTTAACTAGATTGATTCATCTCGTTTTGACATTACCTGTTTCTACCGCCAGTACTGAGCAAGCCTTTTCAGTAATGAAGCATGTGCAGACGACACTTCGTAATAAAATGGAGGATGATTTTCTTGAAGATTATTTGACACTCTATATTGAACGAGATTTAGCTAAAAATATAGATGTAGATTCTATTGTAAATGACTTTTATGTTTCAAAATCTCGTAGGGCACAACTTTGTTGa